A genome region from Nocardia sp. NBC_00565 includes the following:
- a CDS encoding ABC transporter permease, with amino-acid sequence MTAIPEPSPDPAAGTAKTERPHPLSRKKRFRGGRKWRALRSNGAAMVSLAFLVLLVLVAVFGVLLMTHDPNAQALGERLQGPSGEHWFGTDGYGRDTFSRLVDATQIAVLAIVQAMALASVVGIPFGLLAGLVGGPVDAVLSRIAEALLALPPLILALAVVSVLGPGLTNAMIAVGLLLAPRLFRVARSEAQAVAGESYIEACRSVGCSNFRLLWRHVLPNASSALMIQLTFGAGIVIIVEASLSFLGLGVESPQASWGSMLQDAFQNVNASPSFMIVPTVAIVLTVLALSTFGDGMRDAFEGRGAHG; translated from the coding sequence ATGACCGCCATCCCCGAGCCGTCGCCCGATCCCGCGGCGGGTACAGCGAAGACCGAACGGCCGCATCCGCTCTCACGCAAGAAGCGGTTCCGCGGCGGCCGCAAGTGGCGCGCGCTGAGGTCCAACGGTGCGGCGATGGTATCGCTGGCATTTCTGGTGCTGTTGGTGCTCGTCGCTGTTTTCGGGGTATTGCTGATGACGCACGACCCCAACGCCCAGGCGCTGGGTGAACGACTGCAAGGGCCGAGTGGAGAGCATTGGTTCGGTACCGATGGCTACGGGCGTGACACGTTCAGTCGGCTGGTCGATGCCACGCAGATCGCGGTGTTGGCGATAGTGCAGGCGATGGCCTTGGCATCCGTGGTCGGTATCCCGTTCGGGCTTCTGGCCGGCTTGGTCGGCGGACCTGTCGACGCGGTGCTCAGTCGGATCGCGGAAGCATTGCTCGCGCTTCCGCCGCTGATCCTGGCCCTCGCCGTCGTCAGTGTCCTGGGGCCGGGTTTGACCAATGCCATGATCGCCGTCGGATTGCTGCTGGCTCCCCGACTGTTCCGTGTGGCCAGATCCGAAGCGCAGGCGGTGGCGGGCGAGTCCTACATCGAAGCGTGCCGCAGCGTGGGGTGCTCGAACTTCCGCTTGCTGTGGCGCCATGTTCTGCCGAATGCCAGCTCCGCGTTGATGATTCAGCTGACCTTCGGCGCCGGAATCGTGATCATCGTCGAGGCCAGTCTGAGCTTCCTCGGCCTCGGCGTGGAATCGCCGCAGGCGAGCTGGGGATCGATGCTGCAAGACGCATTCCAGAACGTCAATGCCTCACCCAGCTTCATGATCGTGCCGACGGTGGCGATCGTGCTGACCGTGCTCGCCCTTTCCACCTTCGGAGACGGTATGCGCGATGCTTTCGAAGGACGTGGCGCACATGGCTGA
- a CDS encoding Zn-ribbon domain-containing OB-fold protein produces the protein MSNDSGRVLPDVTEESRAFWTGGFDGELRITRCRACRGWIHPPVGACWRCRSLDVAPEVASGRGKVAAFTVNHHPWLPAFPPPYVIAAVELDDQPDVRLTTCLVEVDIDSVDIGMAVEVVFEEHDDVAIPFFRPVTA, from the coding sequence ATGTCAAACGATTCGGGTCGAGTGCTCCCCGACGTGACCGAAGAGTCCCGTGCGTTCTGGACCGGTGGATTCGACGGCGAACTCCGCATCACCCGGTGCCGAGCGTGCAGAGGGTGGATCCATCCACCCGTCGGGGCCTGCTGGCGTTGCCGCAGTCTCGACGTCGCCCCCGAGGTCGCGTCGGGTAGAGGCAAGGTCGCGGCGTTCACCGTCAACCATCACCCATGGCTGCCGGCATTCCCTCCGCCGTATGTGATCGCGGCCGTCGAACTGGATGACCAACCGGACGTTCGCCTCACCACCTGCTTGGTCGAGGTCGACATCGACTCGGTCGACATCGGTATGGCGGTCGAAGTCGTTTTCGAGGAGCACGACGACGTGGCAATTCCTTTCTTCCGGCCGGTGACGGCATGA
- a CDS encoding CaiB/BaiF CoA transferase family protein yields the protein MNGIRVVEVAAWTYVPVAGAILTEWGADVLKIEHPETGDPQRGLVSSGLIPAGGVNHMFELPNRGKRSVALDLKTEEGRDLLMKIVATADVFLTNFRPGARRKLRIDVEDVRAHNDKIIYVRGSAAGQRGEEAERGGYDMTSFWARSGAADNVSPDELGYAVTMPGPAFGDTLGGLTLAGAISSALFHRERTGEALTVDGSLLALGAWAMGATIAGSHAFGLDRYPKTVPTTAANPLVNSYRTADGRSIAIVMLESDRYFPELMRVLERPELIDDPRFASHALRGQNHLALVEVLAAGFARKSLEEWRFALKDIDGSWSVVQTPREVVTDPQVEANDYIADVTDANGTDFKLVSAPVQFDEKPGDVKRAPEHGEHTDQVLEEIGLSMDEIVELKVSGAVL from the coding sequence ATGAACGGAATCCGAGTCGTCGAGGTCGCGGCGTGGACCTATGTACCGGTGGCAGGCGCGATCCTGACCGAATGGGGCGCTGACGTGCTGAAGATCGAGCATCCCGAGACCGGGGACCCGCAGCGTGGCCTGGTCAGCTCCGGGCTCATCCCCGCCGGTGGCGTGAACCATATGTTCGAACTGCCCAATCGCGGAAAGCGCAGCGTCGCACTGGATTTGAAGACCGAGGAGGGCCGCGACCTGTTGATGAAGATCGTCGCCACCGCGGACGTCTTCCTCACCAACTTCCGCCCCGGCGCCCGTAGGAAACTCCGCATCGATGTCGAGGACGTACGCGCACACAACGACAAGATCATCTACGTCCGTGGATCGGCAGCCGGGCAGCGGGGCGAGGAGGCCGAACGTGGCGGGTACGACATGACCTCGTTCTGGGCCCGCAGCGGCGCCGCCGACAATGTCAGCCCCGACGAGCTGGGATACGCGGTCACCATGCCGGGACCGGCATTCGGAGACACCCTCGGCGGCCTGACACTCGCGGGGGCGATCTCCTCGGCCCTGTTTCATCGTGAACGCACCGGCGAGGCACTGACTGTCGACGGTTCCCTGCTCGCGCTCGGCGCATGGGCAATGGGAGCGACGATCGCAGGCTCGCACGCGTTCGGACTCGATCGATACCCGAAGACCGTTCCCACGACCGCGGCGAACCCGCTCGTCAACAGCTATCGCACCGCCGACGGCCGATCGATCGCGATCGTCATGCTCGAATCCGACCGATACTTCCCGGAACTCATGCGCGTGCTCGAGCGTCCGGAACTGATCGACGATCCACGGTTCGCCAGCCACGCACTGCGCGGGCAGAACCACCTCGCGCTCGTCGAAGTGCTCGCCGCGGGTTTCGCCAGGAAGAGCCTGGAGGAATGGCGGTTCGCGCTGAAGGACATCGATGGTTCGTGGTCGGTCGTACAGACTCCTCGCGAGGTGGTCACCGACCCTCAGGTCGAAGCCAACGACTATATCGCCGACGTCACCGATGCCAACGGAACCGACTTCAAACTCGTCTCGGCGCCAGTGCAATTCGACGAGAAGCCCGGTGACGTCAAGCGCGCGCCCGAACACGGCGAACATACCGATCAGGTACTCGAGGAGATCGGACTGTCGATGGACGAGATCGTCGAACTCAAGGTGAGCGGAGCGGTCCTCTGA
- a CDS encoding thiolase family protein, producing the protein MTFVDNRAVITGIGQSQIGRRIGRTGIALALEASARAVEHAGLSFDDIDGVASYPGPVAAESGFVGATTHDVRDAFGLETRWHVSGVETSGQIGTLLDAAAAVASGRADHVLCFRSVWEATAQASGRAAALTSKMARASGHSEFRMPFGAASPANWIGMFAQRYMWEFGLTREQLGKIVINSRRNAGLNPNAIYRTPMTMEDYLGARMISTPLGLYDCDVPCDGATAIIVSRREASKGLKNTPIAIEAAGAGLYQRHNWDQRADFTTTAPFDAAASMWATTDLTPNNVDFATLYDGFSYLTLQWIEAFGFADHGKVGQFLDNEERYRLDGALPINPHGGQLSAGRLHGYGFLHEACVQLWGEGGDRQIPRDVEIAAVGVGGGPEAGCLLLRRDS; encoded by the coding sequence ATGACCTTCGTGGACAACCGTGCGGTGATCACGGGTATCGGACAGTCTCAGATCGGTCGTCGAATCGGCCGGACCGGAATCGCTCTCGCCCTCGAGGCTTCGGCGCGTGCGGTGGAGCACGCCGGTTTGTCGTTCGACGACATCGACGGGGTGGCCAGCTACCCCGGCCCGGTAGCGGCGGAGAGCGGGTTCGTCGGAGCGACCACCCATGACGTGCGCGACGCCTTCGGACTCGAAACGCGGTGGCATGTCAGCGGCGTCGAGACTTCGGGTCAGATCGGTACCTTGCTCGACGCGGCAGCGGCGGTGGCGTCGGGGCGGGCCGACCACGTGCTCTGTTTCCGCTCGGTCTGGGAGGCGACCGCTCAGGCGTCGGGACGCGCAGCCGCACTGACCTCGAAAATGGCCCGCGCGTCCGGGCATTCGGAGTTCCGGATGCCCTTCGGCGCGGCTTCACCGGCGAACTGGATCGGAATGTTCGCCCAACGGTATATGTGGGAGTTCGGGCTGACCAGGGAACAGCTGGGCAAGATCGTCATCAACAGTCGCCGCAACGCGGGGTTGAACCCCAATGCCATCTACCGCACTCCGATGACGATGGAGGACTACCTCGGCGCGCGCATGATCTCCACCCCGCTGGGCCTCTACGACTGCGATGTGCCTTGTGACGGCGCCACTGCCATTATCGTCTCGCGCCGCGAGGCATCGAAGGGCCTGAAGAACACACCGATCGCCATCGAGGCGGCCGGTGCGGGTCTCTACCAGCGCCACAACTGGGATCAGCGCGCCGACTTCACCACTACCGCGCCGTTCGACGCTGCCGCCTCGATGTGGGCGACCACCGATCTGACGCCGAACAACGTCGATTTCGCCACGCTCTACGACGGTTTCAGTTATTTGACCCTGCAATGGATCGAGGCGTTCGGGTTCGCCGACCACGGCAAAGTCGGTCAGTTCCTCGACAACGAGGAGCGCTACCGACTCGACGGCGCCCTGCCGATCAACCCGCACGGCGGACAGTTGTCGGCCGGTCGACTGCACGGTTACGGATTCCTGCACGAGGCTTGCGTCCAACTATGGGGCGAGGGCGGAGATCGACAGATCCCCAGGGACGTGGAGATCGCGGCGGTGGGAGTCGGCGGCGGACCCGAGGCCGGTTGCCTGTTGCTACGGAGGGACAGCTGA